A single window of Pontibacillus chungwhensis DNA harbors:
- the tyrS gene encoding tyrosine--tRNA ligase, which produces MDILQDLQARGLINQMTDEEGLKKHLASEQVTLYCGFDPTGDSLHIGHLLPVLILKRFQQAGHRPIALVGGGTGMIGDPSGRSTERQLNDEDTVRYYSEQLAGQLAKILDFDKGENAAVARNNLDWLNQMTMIEFLRDVGKHFGINYMLAKDSVESRIENGISFTEFSYMILQSYDFLNLFRKENCTLQIGGSDQWGNITAGLELIRKNSTEGEEAKAFGLTVPLITKADGSKFGKTAGGAIWLDPEKTTPYEFYQFWINTDDRDVVNFLHYFTFLSLEEIAELSKEVEEQPEKRVAQRRLAEEMTKLVHDELALEQAEKISAALFSGDLKQLTGDEIEQGFKDVPTYRLEEEEKGLIDLLVEAKISSSKRQAREDIQNGAIYINGEREQDMKYTVSAEDRIDGKFTIIRRGKKKYFLIRFEG; this is translated from the coding sequence TTGGATATTTTACAAGATCTACAAGCAAGAGGCTTAATTAATCAAATGACAGATGAAGAAGGTTTAAAAAAACACCTTGCTTCTGAACAAGTAACACTCTACTGTGGATTTGATCCAACAGGAGATAGTCTTCATATAGGGCATTTGCTTCCTGTGCTCATTCTTAAACGATTCCAGCAAGCAGGTCACCGCCCGATCGCCTTAGTCGGTGGGGGCACTGGTATGATCGGTGATCCAAGCGGACGTTCAACAGAACGTCAATTGAATGATGAGGACACAGTTCGTTATTACAGCGAACAACTAGCAGGCCAGCTTGCTAAGATTTTGGATTTTGATAAGGGTGAGAATGCAGCTGTAGCTCGTAACAATCTGGACTGGTTGAACCAAATGACAATGATTGAATTCTTACGAGATGTAGGGAAACACTTTGGTATTAACTACATGTTAGCGAAGGATTCAGTAGAGTCTCGTATTGAAAATGGAATCTCGTTTACAGAATTCAGTTACATGATCCTTCAATCTTATGATTTCCTGAACTTATTCCGTAAAGAGAACTGTACATTACAAATCGGCGGAAGTGATCAGTGGGGGAATATTACTGCTGGGCTAGAGCTTATTCGTAAAAACTCTACAGAAGGAGAAGAAGCGAAGGCGTTTGGTTTAACTGTTCCACTTATTACTAAAGCAGATGGTAGTAAATTTGGTAAAACAGCCGGTGGGGCTATTTGGTTAGACCCTGAAAAGACTACGCCATATGAGTTTTATCAGTTCTGGATTAATACAGATGACCGTGATGTTGTAAACTTCCTTCACTACTTTACATTCTTAAGCCTGGAGGAAATTGCGGAGCTTTCTAAGGAAGTAGAAGAGCAGCCTGAGAAACGTGTTGCTCAGCGCCGATTAGCTGAAGAAATGACGAAGTTGGTCCACGATGAGCTGGCTTTAGAACAGGCTGAAAAGATTTCAGCAGCACTCTTTAGTGGGGATCTAAAGCAGTTAACTGGAGACGAAATCGAGCAAGGCTTTAAAGACGTTCCTACTTATCGTTTAGAAGAAGAGGAAAAAGGATTGATTGATTTGCTCGTGGAAGCTAAGATCTCCTCATCAAAGCGTCAGGCTCGTGAAGACATTCAAAATGGTGCCATTTACATTAATGGTGAGCGTGAACAGGATATGAAATACACAGTGAGCGCTGAAGACCGTATAGATGGCAAGTTT